One Carya illinoinensis cultivar Pawnee chromosome 5, C.illinoinensisPawnee_v1, whole genome shotgun sequence genomic window, aagaaagtaaaagaaaatagacATATGGTACTTACTTGGATCCACATCAGTGATGGACCCTGTTTGGTCAAAATCACAATCATAGTCATGCCTTCCCATTACTTGGTAGAACAAATTCATGGAATACGCCGCATGGGCACCAACTGTGTTAGGCATAAAACATGGGCCTCCTTCTTGTATCGGCCCACAACTTAAGCCTAGCCCACAAACATAATCTATGTTCCTTTGCAGAGCATCTGGGTCTGCCCCTGCCTTGGGCACACACCATTGTTTTCCCTTCTCCCGTGGAAGTGGGCTGCTGCTGATTGGTGGGGTACCAGGGCCTGGACTTGCGTCTGGGCCTCGATTCGTAGGAATAGATGATCTCGCCTGCCAGAGCCAAGTCCACAAACCAATCAAGTACAAACATAATGATgactaacaaaaatattttagggTGATTATCGGCGGCGGCAGCTACCGTGGGCCGTAGTATCCCAACATCATAGACAGGTGTCATATCCGGTCGAAACAACCCAAAATTCCTCTCGCATGTTGGGCCGGGCTTAAGATTTTCATTAAATAGTGCAAAAATATATGTCTCGAATGTCCGGTTGGGCATAAGCGGGGTGCCGTTTCCGGACATCACATGCCGTACAAGATTTGCATTATAATCTGCGGCGCTATCTGGGCTAACACCAACCTGGGACGAGTCCCCCTCAGAAGGCCAGCCCGTTTCCGCTATAACAATCTCGATGTCATCAAATCCCAGTAGTTTCAATGCCGAAAAGACTGCATCTAATTGTGCATCCAACATGTTTGTGTACAAAAGCTTAGTGTTCTCATCAAGAACACCTGGATTGGGCCTAAAAAGAGCATAATCCAGAGTGTCAGACGAGCAACCAAAAAATGGATATGGGTTTACCATAAAAGGTGCATTTGTGGCTCGAAGGAAGGTGAGCAATGGTTTCAACACATGGGTGTCATAGCCTTGTCTAAACTTTCCAGTGGATGGTGG contains:
- the LOC122309394 gene encoding glucan endo-1,3-beta-glucosidase, with the translated sequence MDKASTDIVFASMVSKILLILASTILQGVEGAIGVNYGTVANNLPPPAQVAHFLLESTTINRVRLFDANPDILQAFAHTGIEVTITVPNDQIPHLTNLSFAQQWVKTNVESYIPATDLVRVLVGNEVVSSANKQLIVSLVPAMQTLHSALVAASLERSIKVSTPHSLGILSSSSPPSTGKFRQGYDTHVLKPLLTFLRATNAPFMVNPYPFFGCSSDTLDYALFRPNPGVLDENTKLLYTNMLDAQLDAVFSALKLLGFDDIEIVIAETGWPSEGDSSQVGVSPDSAADYNANLVRHVMSGNGTPLMPNRTFETYIFALFNENLKPGPTCERNFGLFRPDMTPVYDVGILRPTARSSIPTNRGPDASPGPGTPPISSSPLPREKGKQWCVPKAGADPDALQRNIDYVCGLGLSCGPIQEGGPCFMPNTVGAHAAYSMNLFYQVMGRHDYDCDFDQTGSITDVDPSYGGCVY